From the genome of Danio aesculapii chromosome 16, fDanAes4.1, whole genome shotgun sequence, one region includes:
- the LOC130243674 gene encoding LOW QUALITY PROTEIN: DENN domain-containing protein 4B-like (The sequence of the model RefSeq protein was modified relative to this genomic sequence to represent the inferred CDS: inserted 1 base in 1 codon; substituted 2 bases at 2 genomic stop codons), which translates to MTEERCPQLVDYFVVAGLTGASAPLDEEGQQRGVRAVLPVTDLAVIARGLGEDVPEGFTCIEKTPGGHPAELSAGLLNNTHMFLCYRRGHDKPPIVELGVLYEGKEPVRSGWQVIETTPYSRSASLSSSGPTTHRTFLMFRRAPDSQALNTLGVTEISLLMPSKGETAPHTYCRVDKNINTGMWGPALYLCYKRSAAKANALVYEAGLISRYPEQDLESFALPDSVPVFCLPMGVTVESWPLNTKYQLPVFSTFVLTSACGDKVYGAAIQFYEAYPRECVSERQCVRLGLLSVVDRRPITNRSLQVKKSICVLSHWPFFSVFQKFLTFIYRYSISGPHVLPLEKHISSFMHNVPFPSAQRPRILVQLSPYDNLLLCQPVSSPLPLSGASFVKLLQNLGPENTCSLLLAVLTEHKLLLHSLRPDVLTSVSEALLSMTFPLRWQCPYIPLCPLRMADVLCAPMPFIVGVHSSYFDLYDPPSDVVCVDLDTNTIFQSEDKKPLSWRSLPRKHGKILLNSLTNLHKTLEKIYTPGQEEATLEFLLTDYDLIYGRQKQLELEIQEAFLRFMSCLLRGYRSYLLPITQAPSDRTTDCSSLFNLQGFLKSRDRTQQKFYTQLTKTQMFTQFIEECSFVSDRHASLEFFDECVQKMDVEKPEDVRLMERDECVSGEHTVFIMPPEEPQQPDGSECPAHYSYDTFPVLQPDLFERPQDQLRTPAKGSAPSSPAPRRTKQEIKLAQKKAQKYSSVPEMWSKCLLGHCYGLWFICLPXFVRAESGKVRALHTAYEVLKHMETRKVVLPDEVCYRILMQLCGQYGQPVLAVRVLLEMKRAGITPNTITYGYYNKAVLESKWPSTNQGGRLRWAKLRNVLLAVAQFRQPIKQQQRSASFSIPSDVLNKPRPTQLXFARSSWSGLSESSSHESLTSFGQEHSLSSVQPHRKQTXCFLLLSELTLKKAGDVSADAGSRKPPAGRRDTLSPPAPVLVRRSDVCLSTFYRDCAEPTDADCRNQPAERDSRSVEVKETLNRKSVDENYNTVSSPSRGLAGKLQQLLTPTRNRASVRRAASVDDRRANGNTRRAHEQKPSRKSQMAESLLKAKERLYNATSESSLSVGSDIDMADMQTLAVPLRKSWTLHRKQAALRCVLMSSCSLCRSCNSLVYDEEIMAGWSSDDSNLNSTCPFCSAPFVPLLNAEICDPGPVCSTERGTLHAEDELENAMRPPAGRDDTLQHLCNGSREADSSSETSSQSESSVPSGGGAPQVTVEYLSPLVLRKEMESLLENEGEGVLSQVLLLDSHSIIFWNLVWYFTRLGLPTNLPHLLRASPLTAAFTQGLEGVSVRVRLLWDTLSPDTEQWPPLYMLWRIHSGALVRSYSWKHHNHPFSLSFLEELLRWIGMNEVHKAITHFLETLAKQNTQPRIQRSLYREMLFLTLAAMGKDHVASFDKRYKAAYVRLSSSVGREELKKKRVQPPSAKAIDCRRCFLLPLHC; encoded by the exons ATGACGGAGGAGCGATGTCCTCAGCTGGTGGATTATTTCGTGGTGGCGGGTCTGACAGGCGCCTCTGCTCCGCTGGATGAGGAGGGGCAGCAGCGGGGCGTCCGGGCCGTCCTGCCCGTCACTGACCTGGCCGTGATCGCCCGCGGGCTGGGGGAGGACGTGCCCGAGGGATTCACCTGCATCGAGAAAACGCCAGGAGGACATCCGGCCGAGCTGAGCGCCGGACTGCTCAATAACACACACATGTTCCTCTGCTACAGGAGAGGACACGACAAACCGCCCATCGTGGAGCTCGG tgttCTGTACGAGGGTAAGGAGCCGGTGCGCTCCGGTTGGCAGGTGATCGAGACGACACCATACAGCCGCTCCGCCAGCCTGAGCTCCAGCGGGCCCACGACCCACAGAACCTTCCTGATGTTCCGCAGAGCTCCAGACTCGCAGGCGCTCAACACACTCGGGGTCACCGAGATCTCTCTGCTGATGCCCAGCAAGGGCGAGACGGCACCACACACCTACTGCAGAGTGGACAAGAACATCAACACGGGCATG TGGGGACCAGCACTGTATCTCTGCTACAAGCGTTCAGCAGCTAAAGCAAATGCCCTGGTGTACGAAGCAG gtctgATCAGCAGGTATCCTGAGCAGGATCTGGAGTCGTTTGCTCTGCCGGACTCAGTGCCCGTGTTCTGTCTCCCGATGGGGGTGACTGTGGAGAGCTGGCCGCTCAACACCAAATACCAGCTGCCCGTCTTCTCCACCTTTGTGCTGACCAGCGCCTGCGGagacaag GTCTACGGAGCTGCCATCCAGTTCTACGAGGCGTACCCGCGCGAGTGTGTGTCGGAGCGTCAGTGTGTGCGTCTGGGTCTGCTGAGCGTGGTGGACCGCCGGCCGATCACCAACCGCAGCCTGCAGGTCAAGAAGAGCATCTGCGTGCTCTCACACTGGCCCTTCTTCAGCGTCTTCCAGAAGTTCCTCACGTTCATCTACAGATACTCCATCTCTGGGCCACACGTGCTGCCGCTGGAGAA gcacATCTCGAGCTTCATGCACAATGTCCCGTTCCCCTCGGCTCAGCGTCCTCGTATCCTGGTGCAG CTCTCTCCATATGATAACCTGCTGCTCTGTCAGCCCGTGTCGTCTCCGCTGCCGCTCAG TGGTGCCAGTTTTGTGAAGCTGCTGCAGAATCTGGGTCCGGAGAACACGTGTTCACTGCTGCTGGCCGTCCTGACCGAACACAAGCTGCTGCTGCACTCGCTGCGGCCCGACGTGCTGACGTCTGTGAGTGAAGCACTGCTGTCG atgACGTTTCCCCTGCGCTGGCAGTGCCCGTACATCCCTCTGTGCCCGCTGCGGATGGCGGATGTGCTGTGCGCCCCCATGCCCTTCATCGTGGGCGTTCACTCCAGCTACTTCGACCTGTACGACCCGCCGTCTGACGTGGTGTGTGTGGATCTGGACACCAACACCATTTTCCA GTCTGAAGATAAGAAGCCTCTGTCCTGGCGCTCACTGCCCAGAAAACATGGCAAGATCCTGCTCAACTCACTGACTAACCTGCACAAGACCCTGGAGAAGA tctACACGCCGGGGCAGGAGGAGGCCACGCTGGAGTTCCTGCTGACGGATTATGATCTGATCTACGGCCGACAGAAGCAGCTGGAGCTGGAGATCCAGGAGGCGTTCCTGCGCTTCATGAGCTGCTTACTGAGGGGATACAGATCATACCTGCTGCCCATCACACAGGCCCCGTCTGACAGAACCACTGACTGCAGCTCACTCTTCAACCTgcagg GGTTCCTGAAGTCTCGTGACCGGACGCAGCAGAAGTTTTACACACAGCTCACTAAGACTCAGATGTTCACTCAGTTCATCGAGGAGTGTTCGTTCGTCAGCGATCGCCACGCCAGCCTCGAGTTCTTCGACGAGTGTGTGCAGAag atggaCGTGGAGAAGCCAGAGGATGTGCGTCTGATGGAGCGTGATGAGTGTGTGAGCGGTGAACATACGGTCTTCATTATGCCTCCAGAGGAGCCGCAGCAGCCCGACGGCTCTGAGTGTCCTGCACATtacag ctatGACACGTTCCCGGTCCTCCAACCGGATCTGTTCGAGCGGCCCCAGGATCAGCTCCGCACCCCCGCTAAAGGAAGTGCCCCCAGTAGCCCCGCCCCTCGACGCACCAAACAG GAGATCAAGCTTGCGCAGAAGAAGGCTCAGAAGTACTCGTCGGTTCCGGAGATGTGGTCCAAGTGTCTGCTGGGTCACTGCTATGGGTTGTGGTTCATCTGCCTGC CATTCGTCAGGGCCGAGAGCGGGAAAGTCAGAGCGCTGCACACTGCGTATGAGGTGCTCAAACACATGGAGACACGCAAGGTGGTGCTGCCAGACGAG gtgtgttaCCGTATCCTGATGCAGCTGTGTGGTCAGTACGGTCAGCCTGTTCTAGCAGTTCGGGTTCTGCTGGAGATGAAGAGAGCAGGAATAACCCCAAACACCATCACATACGGATACTACAATAAA GCGGTGCTAGAGAGCAAGTGGCCATCCACCAATCAGGGAGGGCGTCTTCGCTGGGCAAAGCTTCGTAATGTGCTATTGGCTGTGGCTCAGTTCAGGCAGCCAATCAAACAGCAGCAGAGGAGCGCATCATTCAGCATCCCCTCAG ATGTGCTAAATAAGCCCCGCCCCACTCAGCTCTGATTCGCCAGGTCCAGCTGGAGCGGTTTGAGTGAAAGCTCGAGTCACGAATCGCTGACGAGTTTTGGCCAAGAGCACAGCCTGAGCAGCGTTCAGCCCCACAGGAAGCA AACGTAATGTTTTCTGCTTCTCTCAGAGCTGACGCTGAAGAAAGCAGGAGATGTGAGCGCAGACGCCGGCTCCCGCAAGCCTCCGGCGGGCCGCAGGGATACACTGAGTCCTCCTGCACCGGTGCTGGTGCGCCGCAGCGACGTCTGCCTGTCCACATTCTACAGAGACTGTGCTGAGCCCACCGATGCAGACTGCAGAAACCAGCCCGCCGAGAGGGACAGCAG GTCAGTGGAGGTGAAGGAGACTCTGAACCGCAAGTCTGTGGATGAAAACTACAACACGGTTTCGTCTCCGAGCCGCGGTCTGGCTGGAAAATTGCAGCAGCTGCTGACGCCGACGCGTAACCGAGCGTCTGTTCGCCGTGCCGCCAGTGTGGATGACAGACGAGCCAATGGGAACACTCGCCGCGCACACGAGCAGAAGCCCTCACGCAAGAGCCAGATGGCGGAGAGCCTGCTGAAGGCCAAAGAGAGACTCTACAACGCCAcctctgag agctcTCTGTCTGTTGGGAGTGACATTGACATGGCTGACATGCAGACGCTGGCGGTTCCTCTCAGGAAGTCCTGGACTCTGCACAGGAAGCAGGCGGCATTGAGGTGT gtgctgATGTCGAGCTGTTCGCTGTGCCGCAGCTGTAATTCTCTGGTGTATGATGAGGAGATTATGGCCGGCTGGTCCTCTGATGACTCTAACCTGAACAGCACCTGTCCGTTCTGCTCCGCCCCGTTTGTCCCGCTGCTGAACGCCGAGATCTGCGACCCGGGGCCCGTCtgcag tacgGAGCGCGGGACTCTGCATGCGGAGGATGAGCTGGAGAATGCCATGCGTCCCCCTGCTGGCCGAGACGACACACTGCAGCACCTGTGCAACGGCAGCAGAGAGGCGGACTCCAGCTCCGaaaccagcagccaatcagagagcagtgTGCCGTCGGGTGGTGGAGCCCCGCAGGTGACCGTGGAGTACCTGAGCCCGCTGGTGCTGCGCAAGGAGATGGAGAGTCTGCTGGAGAACGAGGGTGAGGGTGTTCTCTCTCAGGTCCTCTTGCTGGACAGCCACTCCATCATCTTCTGGAACCTGGTGTGGTATTTTACCCGCCTCGGCCTGCCCACCAACCTGCCACACCTGCTGAGGGCGTCGCCACTGACCGCTGCGTTTAcacag ggGCTGGAGGGTGTGTCGGTGCGTGTGCGTTTGCTGTGGGACACTCTGAGTCCAGATACGGAGCAGTGGCCGCCGCTCTACATGCTCTGGAGGATCCACA GTGGCGCTCTGGTGCGCAGCTACAGCTGGAAACACCACAATCACCCGTTCAGCCTGAGCTTCCTGGAGGAGCTGCTGCGCTGGATCGGCATGAACGAGGTGCACAAGGCCATCACACACTTCCTGGAGACGCTGGCCAAGCAGAACACACAGCCACGCatacagag gagTCTGTACAGAGAGATGCTCTTCCTCACTCTGGCTGCTATGGGTAAAGATCATGTTG